A portion of the Clupea harengus chromosome 18, Ch_v2.0.2, whole genome shotgun sequence genome contains these proteins:
- the zfta gene encoding zinc finger translocation-associated protein isoform X2, with the protein MEKQEPKATEVQSCAEQTDCLSLIISGEEETIEEPTDFGVPLGGEDVITNGHGQEEEEETGIPSGSPHTTYWSVSEDPDSPFLLSPIPGPSQRNPSPTPSLGTPPPARPERASRPGLSRIPGRDHRRYYHEYWRSEYLMDFDPRRHGMICMVCGSSLATLKLSTIKRHIRQKHPDSLLWSAADKELIRQGWESHLGLEARQRPFYSGVGGEDGGGGGGEGEEDGGGGGVGAAAPEEMLDCAMRSTGKLTAMTPKRTPPSDNSSCSMTPASPPSLPAREELQMPSAQTLERYLNDSLHAWFRQEFLMEYQAEAGQLVCMVCGSALPSLHLDHIKSHVLDLHPNSLVYSSEEKHCILQSWAQTHESETSPLPEFFKLEPDAKDPNDSTHPTDSMHPTSCMGFLPQDVDDLLTPIPTDTPLEINSNNNSNNSSASPSLPLPPPPPLHHHPHRPPRKRQLRDGFPWRLRLDYMVAYGPQGTGCYCMVCWQALSVAKVSGFRQHIQENHPETTRLSRREREQVADAWVRDVPSGGQDRDRTVVKAESAGDLIALSLSDGVDSQTSPKRSSGQTKSKNQDGVSPKGAAKNGPASTTTATASGDPSPASSLGRHGHYPGKDQRRNYQVRWRTEYLMDYDCQRHGLICMVCGATLATLKVSTIKRHIQQVHPASLAYGPEERQQALQAYGHTAPHYVHADDCFSAQDHGQAAHASLFVT; encoded by the exons ATGGAAAAACAGGAACCGAAGGCAACCGAGGTCCAATCGTGCGCTGAGCAGACAGATTGCCTCTCATTAATAATAAGCGGTGAGGAGGAGACGATAGAAGAGCCGACGGACTTTGGAGTTCCTTTGGGAG GTGAGGATGTCATCACTAACGGCCAcggtcaggaggaggaggaggagacggggaTCCCCTCAGGTTCACCGCACACCACCTACTGGAGTGTCAGTGAAGACCCAGACTCCCCTTTCCTCCTGTCCCCAATCCCTGGCCCCTCTCAGCGCAACCCCAGCCCTACACCATCGCTGGGAACGCCACCACCGGCCCGGCCCGAACGGGCCTCCCGACCGGGCCTGAGCCGCATCCCGGGACGGGACCACCGCCGCTACTACCACGAGTACTGGCGCAGCGAGTACCTAATGGACTTCGACCCGCGACGACACGGGATGATCTGCATGGTGTGCGGCAGCTCGTTGGCCACGCTCAAGCTGAGCACCATCAAGCGGCACATCCGGCAGAAGCACCCGGACTCGCTGCTGTGGAGCGCCGCCGACAAGGAGCTCATCCGGCAGGGCTGGGAGAGCCACCTGGGACTGGAAGCCAGGCAGAGGCCCTTCTACTCAGGTGTTGGAGGAGaagatggtggaggaggagggggagagggcgaagaggatggaggagggggcGGAGTGGGAGCAGCAGCGCCTGAGGAGATGCTGGACTGTGCCATGCGCTCAACAG GTAAACTGACTGCTATGACCCCCAAACGGACACCACCATCGGACAACAGCAGCTGTAGCATGACCCCCgcctctcccccatccctcccgGCCAGGGAGGAGTTGCAGATGCCCTCGGCCCAGACCCTGGAGCGGTACCTGAACGACTCGCTGCACGCCTGGTTCCGCCAGGAGTTCCTGATGGAGTACCAGGCGGAGGCGGGCCAGCTGGTGTGCATGGTGTGCGGGAGCGCGCTGCCCTCACTCCACCTGGACCACATCAAGAGCCACGTGCTGGACCTCCACCCCAACTCGCTAGTGTACAGCTCTGAGGAGAAGCACTGCATCCTGCAGAGCTGGGCACAGACCCATG AATCGGAAACCAGCCCTCTGCCAGAATTTTTCAAATTGGAGCCCGACGCCAAAGACCCCAACGACTCCACCCATCCCACCGACTCCATGCACCCCACCAGTTGTATGGGCTTCCTCCCGCAGGACGTCGACGATCTCCTCACCCCCATCCCTACTGACACACCCCTCGAgatcaacagcaacaacaacagcaacaactcctccgcctcgccctctctccctctaccacctcctcccccccttcaccaccacccccaccgcccGCCACGTAAGCGGCAACTGCGGGACGGGTTCCCGTGGCGACTGCGCCTGGACTACATGGTGGCGTATGGGCCGCAGGGAACGGGCTGCTACTGCATGGTTTGCTGGCAGGCGCTGTCCGTGGCCAAGGTCAGCGGCTTCAGGCAGCACATCCAGGAGAACCACCCGGAGACCACCAGGCTGAGCCGACGCGAGAGGGAGCAGGTGGCCGACGCCTGGGTCCGGGACGTGCCCTCGGGGGGGCAGGACAGAGACAGGACCGTGGTGAAAG CTGAGTCTGCAGGAGACCTCATTGCCCTTTCCTTATCGGATGGAGTGGACAGCCAGACATCTCCCAAAAGGAGCAGTGGACAGACCAAATCAAAGAATCAGGACGGCGTCAGCCCCAAGGGCGCGGCCAAAAACGGCCCTGCATCCACAACTACGGCGACCGCGTCCGGCGACCCGTCGCCGGCCTCCTCCTTGGGACGGCACGGCCACTACCCGGGCAAGGACCAGCGGCGCAACTACCAGGTGCGCTGGCGCACGGAGTACCTGATGGACTACGACTGCCAGCGGCACGGGCTCATCTGCATGGTGTGCGGTGCCACGCTGGCTACGCTCAAGGTGAGCACCATCAAGCGGCACATCCAGCAGGTGCACCCGGCCTCGCTGGCCTACGGACCCGAGGAGCGGCAGCAAGCCCTGCAGGCCTACGGACACACCGCGCCCCACTACGTCCACGCCGACGACTGCTTCTCCGCTCAGGATCACGGGCAGGCAGCGCATGCCAGCCTGTTTGTTACTTAa
- the zfta gene encoding zinc finger translocation-associated protein isoform X1: MEKQEPKATEVQSCAEQTDCLSLIISGEEETIEEPTDFGVPLGGEDVITNGHGQEEEEETGIPSGSPHTTYWSVSEDPDSPFLLSPIPGPSQRNPSPTPSLGTPPPARPERASRPGLSRIPGRDHRRYYHEYWRSEYLMDFDPRRHGMICMVCGSSLATLKLSTIKRHIRQKHPDSLLWSAADKELIRQGWESHLGLEARQRPFYSGVGGEDGGGGGGEGEEDGGGGGVGAAAPEEMLDCAMRSTGVRGKLTAMTPKRTPPSDNSSCSMTPASPPSLPAREELQMPSAQTLERYLNDSLHAWFRQEFLMEYQAEAGQLVCMVCGSALPSLHLDHIKSHVLDLHPNSLVYSSEEKHCILQSWAQTHESETSPLPEFFKLEPDAKDPNDSTHPTDSMHPTSCMGFLPQDVDDLLTPIPTDTPLEINSNNNSNNSSASPSLPLPPPPPLHHHPHRPPRKRQLRDGFPWRLRLDYMVAYGPQGTGCYCMVCWQALSVAKVSGFRQHIQENHPETTRLSRREREQVADAWVRDVPSGGQDRDRTVVKAESAGDLIALSLSDGVDSQTSPKRSSGQTKSKNQDGVSPKGAAKNGPASTTTATASGDPSPASSLGRHGHYPGKDQRRNYQVRWRTEYLMDYDCQRHGLICMVCGATLATLKVSTIKRHIQQVHPASLAYGPEERQQALQAYGHTAPHYVHADDCFSAQDHGQAAHASLFVT, from the exons ATGGAAAAACAGGAACCGAAGGCAACCGAGGTCCAATCGTGCGCTGAGCAGACAGATTGCCTCTCATTAATAATAAGCGGTGAGGAGGAGACGATAGAAGAGCCGACGGACTTTGGAGTTCCTTTGGGAG GTGAGGATGTCATCACTAACGGCCAcggtcaggaggaggaggaggagacggggaTCCCCTCAGGTTCACCGCACACCACCTACTGGAGTGTCAGTGAAGACCCAGACTCCCCTTTCCTCCTGTCCCCAATCCCTGGCCCCTCTCAGCGCAACCCCAGCCCTACACCATCGCTGGGAACGCCACCACCGGCCCGGCCCGAACGGGCCTCCCGACCGGGCCTGAGCCGCATCCCGGGACGGGACCACCGCCGCTACTACCACGAGTACTGGCGCAGCGAGTACCTAATGGACTTCGACCCGCGACGACACGGGATGATCTGCATGGTGTGCGGCAGCTCGTTGGCCACGCTCAAGCTGAGCACCATCAAGCGGCACATCCGGCAGAAGCACCCGGACTCGCTGCTGTGGAGCGCCGCCGACAAGGAGCTCATCCGGCAGGGCTGGGAGAGCCACCTGGGACTGGAAGCCAGGCAGAGGCCCTTCTACTCAGGTGTTGGAGGAGaagatggtggaggaggagggggagagggcgaagaggatggaggagggggcGGAGTGGGAGCAGCAGCGCCTGAGGAGATGCTGGACTGTGCCATGCGCTCAACAGGTGTGCGTG GTAAACTGACTGCTATGACCCCCAAACGGACACCACCATCGGACAACAGCAGCTGTAGCATGACCCCCgcctctcccccatccctcccgGCCAGGGAGGAGTTGCAGATGCCCTCGGCCCAGACCCTGGAGCGGTACCTGAACGACTCGCTGCACGCCTGGTTCCGCCAGGAGTTCCTGATGGAGTACCAGGCGGAGGCGGGCCAGCTGGTGTGCATGGTGTGCGGGAGCGCGCTGCCCTCACTCCACCTGGACCACATCAAGAGCCACGTGCTGGACCTCCACCCCAACTCGCTAGTGTACAGCTCTGAGGAGAAGCACTGCATCCTGCAGAGCTGGGCACAGACCCATG AATCGGAAACCAGCCCTCTGCCAGAATTTTTCAAATTGGAGCCCGACGCCAAAGACCCCAACGACTCCACCCATCCCACCGACTCCATGCACCCCACCAGTTGTATGGGCTTCCTCCCGCAGGACGTCGACGATCTCCTCACCCCCATCCCTACTGACACACCCCTCGAgatcaacagcaacaacaacagcaacaactcctccgcctcgccctctctccctctaccacctcctcccccccttcaccaccacccccaccgcccGCCACGTAAGCGGCAACTGCGGGACGGGTTCCCGTGGCGACTGCGCCTGGACTACATGGTGGCGTATGGGCCGCAGGGAACGGGCTGCTACTGCATGGTTTGCTGGCAGGCGCTGTCCGTGGCCAAGGTCAGCGGCTTCAGGCAGCACATCCAGGAGAACCACCCGGAGACCACCAGGCTGAGCCGACGCGAGAGGGAGCAGGTGGCCGACGCCTGGGTCCGGGACGTGCCCTCGGGGGGGCAGGACAGAGACAGGACCGTGGTGAAAG CTGAGTCTGCAGGAGACCTCATTGCCCTTTCCTTATCGGATGGAGTGGACAGCCAGACATCTCCCAAAAGGAGCAGTGGACAGACCAAATCAAAGAATCAGGACGGCGTCAGCCCCAAGGGCGCGGCCAAAAACGGCCCTGCATCCACAACTACGGCGACCGCGTCCGGCGACCCGTCGCCGGCCTCCTCCTTGGGACGGCACGGCCACTACCCGGGCAAGGACCAGCGGCGCAACTACCAGGTGCGCTGGCGCACGGAGTACCTGATGGACTACGACTGCCAGCGGCACGGGCTCATCTGCATGGTGTGCGGTGCCACGCTGGCTACGCTCAAGGTGAGCACCATCAAGCGGCACATCCAGCAGGTGCACCCGGCCTCGCTGGCCTACGGACCCGAGGAGCGGCAGCAAGCCCTGCAGGCCTACGGACACACCGCGCCCCACTACGTCCACGCCGACGACTGCTTCTCCGCTCAGGATCACGGGCAGGCAGCGCATGCCAGCCTGTTTGTTACTTAa